A single window of Sphingobium sp. SCG-1 DNA harbors:
- a CDS encoding NAD-dependent epimerase/dehydratase family protein gives MPERVLITGGAGFIGTHLAASHLADGDDVHLLVRPGKQVSGNVATVHAVDLQDRDALEDCLRSIAPTIIYHLATSTGRNANCDVDAPELLVDPANLLNMIRAAKRVSPKVMIRAGSIAEYGGNPRTAHEDDRENPSSSYGAALVAATHYCSVLQRQLPFPLHTARLSLTYGPGQAANYMVPALLQGLLRREQVFVRNPLDRRDLAHVNDIVAGLRMLSAANFAQGQIINLTSGHAPSMRQVAYLACDVVGVDRELVHFGKAHPASASTLCVSAERARALLKWRAAISLAEGLASTAAAMRQEIYA, from the coding sequence GTGCCCGAACGCGTTCTCATAACGGGTGGTGCGGGCTTCATAGGCACGCATCTGGCCGCCAGTCACCTCGCCGATGGAGACGATGTTCATCTGCTCGTGCGTCCCGGCAAGCAGGTGTCCGGCAACGTGGCGACGGTTCACGCCGTCGACTTGCAGGATCGTGATGCTCTTGAGGACTGCCTCCGATCCATTGCACCGACCATCATCTATCATCTTGCGACCAGCACCGGGCGAAACGCGAACTGCGATGTCGATGCGCCGGAACTGCTCGTCGATCCCGCCAATCTCCTCAACATGATCCGCGCCGCGAAGCGGGTGTCGCCGAAAGTTATGATCCGGGCAGGGTCCATCGCCGAATATGGCGGCAATCCTCGCACGGCGCACGAAGATGATCGCGAGAATCCGTCCTCCAGCTATGGCGCGGCTTTGGTGGCGGCAACGCATTATTGCAGCGTTTTGCAGCGCCAACTGCCATTCCCCCTTCATACGGCCAGGCTGTCGCTGACCTACGGGCCGGGGCAGGCCGCGAACTACATGGTTCCCGCGCTTTTGCAGGGACTACTACGCCGTGAGCAGGTGTTCGTGCGCAATCCGCTCGACCGGCGCGACCTCGCCCATGTCAATGATATCGTCGCTGGGTTGAGGATGCTCAGCGCAGCCAACTTTGCCCAAGGCCAGATCATTAACCTGACGAGCGGCCATGCCCCGTCCATGCGGCAGGTCGCGTACCTCGCCTGCGATGTCGTGGGGGTGGACCGGGAACTGGTGCACTTCGGGAAAGCCCATCCCGCCAGCGCATCCACGCTGTGCGTCTCCGCTGAACGTGCGCGCGCGCTACTGAAATGGCGCGCCGCAATATCGCTCGCCGAAGGGTTGGCCTCCACCGCCGCCGCAATGCGACAGGAGATTTACGCATGA
- a CDS encoding glycosyltransferase family 2 protein: MTSSTATLVSILVPVFNEEANVDRAYNRITAVFASLPDHDCEIIFTDNHSTDDTHDRLLHIAARDDRVRIVRFARNYGYQRSVLMAYQKARGDCSIQIDCDLQDPPELIPQMLDLWRQGNQVVYGIRRSLPDGLAVATVRRIFYRLITALSDDRLPVDAGEFRLVDRKLLDEMRTIRDTSPYVRGVISAMGFTQVGFPYDRHDRVAGSSKFPLRKMIGLGLNGILNHSLVPLRMASAVGLTVGVSTMILIVGYLIGRLLFGQHWPAGFATTTMLLLLGITLNALFLGIIGEYLGRIYIQVKARPGPIVEMEVDRTPLHRFQQDRARTRRPNEDQPELIYKEVSG, translated from the coding sequence ATGACGAGTTCAACCGCGACGCTCGTGTCCATCCTTGTGCCTGTCTTCAACGAAGAAGCGAATGTGGATCGCGCCTACAACCGCATCACCGCAGTCTTCGCTTCTCTGCCGGACCATGATTGCGAGATCATCTTTACCGACAACCATTCCACCGACGATACGCACGACCGCCTCCTCCATATCGCAGCGCGTGACGACCGGGTGCGAATCGTCCGCTTTGCCCGTAACTATGGGTATCAGCGGTCCGTTCTGATGGCCTATCAGAAGGCACGGGGTGACTGCTCGATCCAGATCGACTGCGACCTTCAGGATCCGCCCGAACTGATCCCGCAGATGCTGGACCTGTGGCGGCAGGGCAATCAGGTGGTCTATGGCATCCGCCGCTCGCTGCCCGACGGGCTAGCCGTCGCGACGGTGCGGCGGATATTCTATCGCCTTATCACGGCGCTCTCGGATGATCGCCTGCCGGTTGATGCGGGCGAATTTCGGCTGGTCGACCGGAAGCTGCTCGATGAAATGCGGACGATCCGCGATACCAGCCCCTATGTGCGCGGCGTCATCAGTGCGATGGGCTTTACGCAAGTCGGATTCCCCTACGATCGCCATGACCGGGTCGCCGGAAGCAGCAAATTTCCGCTGCGCAAGATGATCGGGCTTGGTCTCAACGGCATCCTCAACCATTCGCTTGTTCCCTTGCGCATGGCATCGGCCGTAGGACTGACAGTGGGTGTGTCCACTATGATCCTGATCGTGGGCTACTTGATCGGACGGCTGCTCTTTGGCCAACACTGGCCCGCGGGCTTCGCGACGACGACGATGCTTCTGCTCCTGGGCATCACGCTTAACGCATTATTCCTCGGCATTATCGGCGAATATCTCGGGCGCATTTACATTCAGGTCAAAGCGCGGCCCGGACCCATTGTGGAGATGGAAGTCGACCGCACGCCACTGCATCGTTTCCAGCAGGACCGCGCGCGTACCCGCCGCCCTAACGAAGACCAGCCCGAATTGATCTACAAGGAAGTCAGCGGGTGA
- a CDS encoding pyridoxamine 5'-phosphate oxidase family protein produces the protein MPRTLADLSSKMRDIDFAMLSTHAQGGAIGARPMSNNREVDYDGDSYYFTHDSTTMVQDIQRDPQVGLSFLGKSGLLGQRPFFVAVEGNADLIRDKAAFAEHWTKDIDRWFENGIDTPGLVLIKVHASRVHYWDGEDEGELTV, from the coding sequence ATGCCCAGAACTTTGGCCGATCTTTCGAGCAAGATGCGCGACATCGATTTTGCGATGCTATCGACTCATGCGCAGGGTGGCGCGATCGGCGCACGGCCGATGAGCAACAATCGCGAAGTCGATTATGATGGCGACTCCTACTATTTCACGCATGACAGCACGACGATGGTCCAGGACATCCAGCGTGATCCGCAGGTCGGCCTGAGCTTCCTCGGCAAGTCAGGATTGCTAGGTCAGCGCCCCTTCTTCGTCGCCGTCGAAGGGAACGCCGATCTGATCCGCGACAAGGCAGCGTTTGCCGAGCATTGGACCAAGGATATCGACCGCTGGTTTGAAAACGGCATCGATACGCCGGGCCTCGTCCTCATCAAGGTGCACGCCAGCCGTGTGCATTACTGGGACGGTGAGGATGAGGGTGAATTGACCGTCTAG
- a CDS encoding MFS transporter, producing MQASFRLLTKRRFLPLFVTQLLGAFNDNLFKNAMVLFVVYSVYSDEKAETWFSAIATGVFILPFFILSALSGQLADQRDKARLIRIVKAAEIGIMIVGAAGLALAWLGFAIHSFAIPLMLLALFAMGIHSTFFGPIKYAILPQHLHDDEVLGGTGLVEAGTYIAILAGTILAGIIPVEAAAAGVIVTALIGYVAGRQVPTAPPLGRCDPLDYHVIRASIRLVKGTMHIPRLFLAIMAISFFWTIGAVLFIQFPPLVKNVLTADKAVASLFLAIFSIGIAIGSVAINRLLQGAVSAKYAPISVLGMGVCLLGFHFVCANWTGAADGTFLSLSEFMRHPDALELTGCLLGVATFGGMFVVPLYAFLTTTVEKCEAARTVAANNIVNSGAMVAGSVIAIGLTMAGMAPVNQLVLVAAMCPVSAWLAWRLHKACDGVPAIASA from the coding sequence ATGCAAGCCTCGTTCAGGCTCCTCACAAAACGGCGGTTCCTGCCGTTGTTCGTCACGCAATTGCTGGGCGCATTCAACGACAATCTGTTCAAGAACGCCATGGTGCTGTTCGTCGTCTACTCGGTCTATAGCGACGAGAAGGCGGAGACGTGGTTCAGCGCGATCGCGACGGGCGTTTTCATCCTGCCGTTCTTCATCCTGTCGGCCCTATCGGGACAGCTTGCCGATCAACGCGACAAGGCGCGTCTGATCCGGATCGTCAAGGCGGCCGAGATCGGCATCATGATTGTCGGTGCGGCGGGGCTGGCGCTGGCGTGGCTGGGTTTTGCGATCCACAGCTTCGCGATTCCGCTGATGCTGCTGGCGTTGTTCGCCATGGGCATCCATTCCACCTTCTTCGGCCCGATCAAATACGCGATTCTGCCGCAACATCTGCATGACGACGAAGTGTTGGGCGGCACGGGGCTGGTCGAAGCGGGTACTTATATCGCGATCCTTGCGGGCACGATATTGGCGGGCATAATCCCAGTGGAAGCAGCGGCTGCGGGCGTCATCGTCACCGCCCTGATCGGCTATGTCGCCGGGCGGCAGGTGCCCACTGCGCCGCCGCTGGGGCGTTGCGATCCCTTGGATTACCATGTGATCCGCGCCTCGATCCGGCTGGTCAAAGGCACGATGCACATTCCGCGCCTCTTCCTTGCGATCATGGCGATCAGCTTTTTCTGGACGATCGGCGCGGTGCTGTTCATCCAGTTCCCGCCGCTGGTGAAAAACGTCCTGACTGCCGACAAGGCTGTCGCGAGCTTGTTCCTCGCCATATTCTCGATCGGGATCGCCATCGGCTCAGTCGCCATCAACCGGCTGCTGCAGGGCGCGGTATCGGCTAAATATGCCCCTATTTCGGTGCTCGGTATGGGGGTCTGCCTGCTGGGTTTTCACTTCGTCTGCGCGAACTGGACTGGTGCGGCGGACGGCACATTCCTGTCGCTAAGTGAGTTCATGCGGCATCCCGATGCGCTTGAGCTCACCGGATGCCTGCTGGGCGTCGCGACGTTCGGCGGTATGTTCGTGGTGCCGCTCTATGCGTTCCTCACTACTACGGTGGAGAAGTGCGAGGCGGCTCGCACGGTTGCGGCGAACAACATCGTCAATTCCGGTGCGATGGTGGCGGGATCGGTCATCGCAATCGGCCTGACAATGGCGGGCATGGCGCCAGTCAATCAGCTCGTGCTCGTCGCTGCAATGTGTCCGGTGTCGGCGTGGCTCGCATGGCGGCTGCACAAGGCCTGCGACGGGGTGCCCGCGATAGCGTCCGCCTGA
- the pgsA gene encoding CDP-diacylglycerol--glycerol-3-phosphate 3-phosphatidyltransferase — translation MLTLPNLLTLSRIFAVPLLVGLLWWPQWEAGYAFAFALYCLMGITDYFDGYLARANGAVSRLGIFLDPIADKIMIAAVILMLSATRDIAGIHIIAALVILLREIAVSGLREFLAGLQVSVPVSQLAKWKTTFQLVCFGALILAGALPAYAFIKWTGIATLWGAAILTLITGWDYLRVGLKHMD, via the coding sequence ATGCTGACGCTGCCCAATCTGTTGACGCTCTCGCGCATCTTCGCCGTGCCGCTTCTGGTTGGCCTGCTGTGGTGGCCGCAATGGGAAGCGGGCTATGCCTTCGCGTTCGCGCTCTACTGCCTGATGGGCATCACTGATTATTTCGACGGCTATCTGGCGCGCGCGAACGGCGCCGTGTCGCGGCTCGGCATCTTCCTCGACCCCATCGCGGACAAGATCATGATCGCTGCGGTCATCCTGATGCTGTCGGCAACGCGCGATATTGCGGGCATTCACATCATCGCGGCGCTGGTCATCCTGCTGCGGGAGATCGCCGTGTCGGGCCTGCGTGAATTTTTGGCCGGATTGCAGGTCTCGGTTCCGGTTTCGCAACTTGCCAAGTGGAAGACGACGTTTCAGCTTGTCTGTTTCGGTGCGCTGATCCTTGCAGGAGCCTTGCCTGCCTACGCCTTCATCAAATGGACGGGGATCGCGACGCTATGGGGCGCGGCGATCCTGACCCTGATAACGGGCTGGGATTACCTCCGCGTCGGCCTGAAGCATATGGACTGA
- a CDS encoding MoaD/ThiS family protein: protein MALEILYFAWVRDGIGKDGERIDSPSPDTTVEMLVTNLAERGGGYAQVLADRTRLRAALDQKFVPLDTPIGGARELALFPPVTGG from the coding sequence ATGGCGCTTGAAATCCTTTATTTCGCCTGGGTGCGCGACGGCATAGGCAAGGATGGCGAGCGCATCGACAGCCCTTCGCCTGATACCACCGTGGAGATGCTCGTCACCAATCTGGCCGAGCGGGGCGGGGGCTATGCGCAAGTGCTGGCAGATCGCACGCGCCTCCGCGCAGCGCTCGACCAGAAATTCGTGCCGCTCGATACGCCAATCGGCGGTGCGCGGGAGCTGGCGCTGTTCCCGCCGGTGACAGGCGGATGA
- a CDS encoding molybdenum cofactor biosynthesis protein MoaE, giving the protein MSFFTSVTTEDFDPAPELAALEKLGGGGVASFTGIVRGGEGLVSLHLDHYPAMTQAQVDRIAADAMARWPLLGIRIVHRVGTLLPGERIVFVGTASARRTAALESCAFLIDWLKSHAPFWKKETFDDGRQNWVEAKAEDNAKAASWR; this is encoded by the coding sequence ATGAGCTTCTTCACGTCAGTCACGACCGAGGACTTCGATCCCGCCCCCGAACTGGCGGCGCTCGAAAAGCTGGGCGGCGGCGGCGTCGCCAGCTTTACTGGCATCGTGCGTGGCGGCGAAGGACTCGTAAGCCTCCATCTCGATCATTATCCCGCAATGACGCAGGCGCAGGTGGACAGGATTGCCGCGGACGCAATGGCACGCTGGCCGCTACTGGGGATACGCATCGTTCACCGCGTCGGCACGCTGCTGCCGGGTGAGCGCATCGTCTTTGTCGGCACCGCATCGGCGCGCCGCACCGCCGCCCTGGAAAGCTGTGCCTTCCTTATCGATTGGCTGAAGAGCCACGCGCCGTTCTGGAAGAAGGAAACTTTCGATGATGGGCGGCAAAACTGGGTGGAGGCCAAAGCTGAGGACAACGCCAAAGCCGCGTCCTGGCGCTGA
- a CDS encoding hydrogen peroxide-inducible genes activator, whose translation MSSYMPTLKQLQYLVALKEQGHFGKAADACFVTQSTLSAGIRELESLIGVTLVERTRRVVRFTALGDRIVEKAHRVLREAEELAGIAQAAGKPLSGELRMSVIPTIAPFLLPQLLPRLRAEKPDLKLYLREETSHAAVESLRHGQADCVLLALPYATGDVDSEMLFSDALFVAFPKDDPRDPPAHIDADMIDEARLLLLEDGHCLKDHALAACNRPELRAEATMMGTSLHTLVQMVDNGLGLTMLPEMAIAGGILDNTQIVARPLNTDNAKRDIALIWRRNSPREKEFRMLADILREAAKAPRKVREKVAA comes from the coding sequence ATGTCGAGCTACATGCCGACGCTCAAGCAGTTGCAATATCTGGTGGCGCTGAAGGAACAGGGCCATTTTGGTAAAGCGGCGGATGCCTGCTTCGTGACGCAATCGACGCTGTCCGCCGGGATACGCGAACTGGAGTCGCTGATCGGCGTGACGTTGGTCGAACGTACGCGCAGGGTCGTGCGGTTTACGGCCCTTGGCGACCGGATCGTAGAGAAGGCCCACCGGGTATTGCGGGAAGCAGAAGAATTGGCGGGCATTGCGCAGGCGGCCGGCAAACCGCTGAGCGGCGAACTGCGGATGAGTGTCATTCCGACGATTGCGCCGTTCCTGCTGCCGCAGTTGCTGCCCCGGTTGCGGGCCGAAAAGCCCGATCTCAAGCTGTACCTGCGTGAAGAGACGAGCCACGCTGCGGTCGAGTCGCTGCGTCATGGACAGGCTGATTGCGTGCTGCTTGCGCTACCCTATGCGACGGGTGACGTGGACAGCGAAATGCTGTTTTCCGATGCGCTGTTCGTCGCATTTCCCAAAGACGATCCCCGCGATCCGCCTGCACATATCGATGCCGATATGATCGATGAGGCGCGGTTGCTGCTGCTGGAGGACGGACACTGCCTGAAGGATCACGCGCTTGCCGCCTGCAACCGTCCTGAGCTGCGCGCGGAGGCGACGATGATGGGCACGTCGCTGCATACGCTGGTTCAGATGGTGGACAATGGCCTTGGCCTTACCATGCTGCCTGAAATGGCGATCGCCGGGGGCATATTGGACAATACCCAGATCGTCGCGCGGCCCTTGAACACCGATAACGCCAAGCGAGATATCGCCCTGATCTGGCGCAGGAACAGTCCGCGCGAGAAGGAATTCCGGATGCTCGCGGACATCCTGCGGGAGGCTGCGAAAGCGCCGCGGAAGGTCCGGGAAAAGGTTGCTGCGTAG
- a CDS encoding sulfite exporter TauE/SafE family protein, whose protein sequence is MIDSILSAGAAHADALWPFVLVGFFAQVVDGALGMAYGVISSTLLLALGVPPSAASAGVHAAETCTTGVSAISHIAHRNVDWSLFRRLVIPGVVGGVLGAYVLSNIDGDVVKPFIQAYLLAIGVFLIWRARHLPPKHNNPKIVGPLGLVGGFLDAIGGGGWGPVVTSNLLIQGSSPRHTIGTVNSVEFILTLSISIAFFLNIGWEAFTIATSGLLIGGVIAAPLGAMLARHIAPKVLMVSVGIVLTLTSLFGIAKWLGYIG, encoded by the coding sequence ATGATCGATTCGATCTTGAGCGCAGGCGCGGCTCATGCCGACGCCCTCTGGCCGTTTGTGCTGGTCGGCTTCTTTGCGCAAGTGGTGGATGGCGCGCTTGGCATGGCCTATGGCGTAATCTCCAGCACGCTGCTGCTCGCATTGGGTGTGCCGCCTTCTGCGGCGTCCGCAGGCGTCCATGCGGCGGAGACATGCACGACCGGAGTGTCGGCAATCAGCCACATCGCGCATCGCAATGTCGACTGGAGCCTCTTCCGGCGGCTTGTCATTCCCGGCGTGGTCGGCGGTGTGCTGGGCGCCTATGTGCTTTCGAACATAGATGGCGATGTGGTCAAACCGTTCATACAGGCATATCTGCTGGCGATCGGCGTTTTTCTCATCTGGCGTGCACGACATTTGCCGCCCAAGCATAACAATCCGAAGATCGTAGGCCCCCTGGGCCTTGTCGGGGGCTTTCTCGATGCCATCGGCGGCGGTGGCTGGGGACCGGTGGTGACGTCCAACCTGCTGATTCAGGGATCAAGCCCGCGTCATACCATTGGCACCGTCAATAGCGTCGAGTTCATCCTGACGCTGAGCATCTCTATCGCCTTCTTCCTCAACATCGGATGGGAGGCGTTCACCATCGCAACATCGGGCCTGTTGATCGGCGGGGTTATTGCCGCGCCGTTGGGCGCTATGCTGGCACGGCACATCGCGCCCAAGGTGCTGATGGTTTCTGTCGGTATCGTCCTCACCCTCACATCACTGTTCGGCATTGCCAAGTGGCTTGGATATATCGGGTAG
- the epsC gene encoding serine O-acetyltransferase EpsC, whose translation MVRRLIAYLDSIKSRDPAPRSRAEIMLYPGVWSLAFHRVAHRLYRAELFFLARAINHMSRFLTGNDIHPGARIGQRFFIDHGFTVIGETAEIGDDVTIYQNVTLGGTDPANGIAGKRHPTIGSGTIIGSGAQVLGPVTVGPRSRIGANAVVTKNVPDGATMVGIPARQMLVDVTAYQRDFVPYGTPCSNNFDPATQKLELLQCEVEELRKRLAALAEEQGRQLRKSDDVEERGCA comes from the coding sequence ATGGTCCGTCGTCTCATTGCGTATCTCGATTCGATCAAGTCGCGAGATCCCGCACCGCGCTCACGCGCGGAGATAATGCTGTATCCCGGCGTGTGGTCGCTGGCGTTTCATCGCGTCGCCCATCGCCTTTATCGCGCGGAGCTGTTCTTCCTCGCGCGTGCGATCAATCACATGTCGCGCTTCCTCACCGGCAACGATATTCATCCTGGAGCACGGATCGGCCAGCGGTTCTTCATCGATCACGGCTTTACCGTAATCGGCGAAACCGCTGAGATTGGCGACGATGTCACCATCTATCAGAACGTCACGCTCGGCGGCACCGATCCGGCCAATGGCATCGCGGGCAAGCGGCATCCCACTATCGGTAGCGGCACGATCATTGGCTCTGGTGCGCAGGTGCTGGGGCCGGTGACGGTCGGACCCCGTTCGCGGATCGGCGCGAATGCCGTCGTTACCAAGAACGTGCCGGATGGCGCGACCATGGTCGGTATTCCGGCGCGGCAGATGCTGGTCGACGTCACCGCCTATCAGCGGGATTTCGTCCCCTACGGCACGCCGTGCAGCAACAATTTCGATCCCGCCACGCAGAAGCTGGAACTGCTCCAGTGCGAAGTCGAAGAACTGCGCAAGCGCCTCGCCGCACTGGCTGAGGAGCAAGGCCGCCAGCTTCGCAAGTCTGACGATGTAGAGGAGCGCGGCTGCGCCTGA
- a CDS encoding DUF2794 domain-containing protein: MSSAFHPGNVTPFPSGRTESQTLFDRQELMRIMDLYGRMVSAGHWRDYAIDMGKDAAVFSAFRRSAERPEYRIEKRPALRNRQGMWALIGEAGAVLKRGADLGPVLAPVERKLMKLVEE; this comes from the coding sequence ATGAGCAGTGCTTTTCATCCGGGCAATGTCACGCCTTTTCCATCAGGGCGCACCGAATCGCAGACATTGTTCGACCGGCAGGAACTGATGCGGATCATGGATCTGTATGGCCGGATGGTGTCGGCGGGGCATTGGCGCGATTATGCCATCGACATGGGAAAGGACGCGGCGGTCTTCTCCGCCTTCCGTCGCTCCGCCGAACGGCCCGAATATCGAATCGAAAAGCGTCCCGCATTGCGCAACCGTCAGGGTATGTGGGCACTGATCGGGGAAGCGGGCGCAGTGCTGAAACGCGGTGCTGACCTGGGACCGGTTCTGGCACCGGTCGAGCGCAAGCTGATGAAGCTGGTTGAGGAGTAG
- the mddA gene encoding methanethiol S-methyltransferase gives MSRGLSALFGVAAYFIFLATFLYLVAFVGDIPGVPRTISYGREADVSTAVITDILLIALFGLQHSVMARKGFKQVWTRYIPEPIERSMYVLVTSAILWIMFFFWLPIPTTVWRVENPIGAGMLWALFGLGWLIVLLSTFLINHFELFGLRQVYQNMRGGSAVAPQFRQPFFYKIVRHPLYSGFLIAFWATPLMTAGHLLFAVGMSLYIVVAIGYEEKDLIALFGKDYQDYKSRVGMLSPRFGGK, from the coding sequence ATGTCGCGTGGTTTATCGGCACTGTTTGGCGTTGCCGCCTATTTTATCTTCCTCGCGACGTTCCTGTACCTCGTGGCGTTCGTGGGCGACATTCCTGGCGTACCGCGTACGATCAGTTATGGGCGCGAAGCCGATGTCTCGACGGCTGTCATCACGGACATCCTGCTGATCGCGCTGTTCGGCCTGCAACATAGCGTGATGGCGCGGAAAGGCTTCAAGCAGGTATGGACTCGCTACATCCCTGAGCCGATCGAGCGCAGCATGTATGTGCTGGTGACCAGCGCCATACTATGGATCATGTTCTTTTTCTGGCTGCCGATACCTACCACGGTCTGGCGTGTGGAAAATCCGATTGGCGCAGGGATGTTATGGGCGCTGTTCGGTCTCGGCTGGCTGATCGTGCTGCTCAGCACCTTCCTCATCAACCATTTCGAGTTGTTCGGGCTGCGGCAGGTTTATCAGAACATGCGCGGCGGAAGCGCAGTGGCACCGCAGTTTCGCCAGCCCTTCTTCTACAAGATCGTGCGGCATCCACTGTATAGCGGGTTCCTTATAGCCTTCTGGGCCACGCCGCTGATGACGGCGGGTCACTTGCTGTTTGCAGTGGGAATGTCGCTCTATATCGTCGTCGCGATCGGCTATGAGGAGAAAGACCTGATCGCCCTGTTCGGCAAGGATTATCAGGATTACAAATCGCGGGTCGGGATGCTCTCCCCCCGCTTTGGCGGCAAGTAG
- a CDS encoding porin, translated as MMTFQNSVLVTAMALAALPSVASAQALSAQEAAELRAQVAALKAQVDRLEARLDNAASSTASAPTTSAPLSSPQIAATDPAQPTAPQPQSGKSDTGIKWKGAPQLSLGDATFKVNGRIQYDAGYLSLPKSVNDRAVGYSNELRRLRLGATGTLGGGFGYKLDTELSDNAVDIVDTYITYQAGKLLVTLGNQNQFQSLDELIGDSTGSVMERAAFTDAFGFERRLGLSVQYKTKLLIAQGGIFSDSIDSLANNSDGSAGGDENNSFALDGRIVVTPKLGDMQLQFGGSYHWRDFQRLSEAPVQYRQRPYLHSVNSRFLATPRIAAEGESHYGFELAGSKGRLFFAGEGHWLRSMRPGLADPRFFGGYAEVGYFLTKGDARPLQDGIFGRTDPANPVSEGGPGAWQVAFRYDYLDLNDKGIVGGTQNAYIVGLVWTPINYLRFNANYAHLSYTNAAILAGTRADYSADVMALRAELDF; from the coding sequence ATGATGACGTTCCAGAACAGCGTGCTGGTTACTGCAATGGCGCTTGCCGCCTTACCGTCGGTCGCGTCCGCTCAGGCACTGAGTGCACAGGAAGCGGCAGAACTTCGCGCGCAAGTTGCAGCCCTCAAGGCGCAGGTTGATCGTCTGGAAGCGCGGCTGGATAACGCCGCCTCAAGCACCGCCAGCGCGCCAACTACGTCTGCGCCCTTATCCTCGCCTCAGATCGCCGCTACCGATCCAGCACAACCGACAGCGCCTCAACCCCAGTCGGGCAAGAGCGATACAGGCATCAAATGGAAAGGTGCACCACAACTCAGTCTTGGCGATGCGACGTTCAAGGTGAACGGGCGCATTCAGTACGACGCTGGTTATCTGTCCTTGCCAAAGTCCGTCAATGACCGTGCCGTGGGCTATTCCAACGAACTTCGCCGCCTGCGCCTTGGCGCTACGGGAACATTGGGCGGCGGCTTCGGCTACAAGCTTGATACGGAACTGTCGGACAACGCCGTCGATATCGTCGACACCTACATCACGTACCAGGCTGGCAAACTGCTGGTGACACTCGGCAATCAGAATCAATTTCAGTCTCTGGATGAACTGATCGGCGATAGCACCGGCTCCGTCATGGAGCGCGCTGCGTTTACTGACGCGTTCGGGTTTGAGCGGCGGCTGGGACTGTCCGTCCAATACAAGACCAAGTTGCTGATCGCGCAGGGCGGTATCTTTTCCGACAGCATCGATTCGCTCGCCAACAACAGCGACGGTTCCGCTGGCGGCGACGAGAACAACAGCTTCGCGCTGGACGGACGCATCGTCGTCACCCCCAAGCTTGGCGACATGCAGTTGCAGTTCGGCGGCTCCTATCACTGGCGGGACTTTCAGCGTCTGTCCGAAGCGCCGGTCCAGTACCGTCAGCGCCCGTACCTGCACAGCGTCAACAGCCGCTTCCTCGCCACACCCAGGATCGCCGCAGAAGGCGAGTCGCATTACGGCTTTGAACTTGCGGGCAGCAAGGGGCGGCTGTTCTTCGCAGGCGAGGGCCACTGGTTGCGATCCATGCGGCCCGGTCTTGCCGACCCCAGGTTCTTCGGGGGCTATGCCGAAGTCGGCTACTTCCTGACGAAGGGCGACGCACGCCCGTTGCAGGACGGCATCTTCGGCCGGACCGATCCTGCCAATCCGGTGAGTGAAGGCGGCCCCGGCGCATGGCAGGTGGCATTTCGCTACGACTATCTTGATCTCAATGATAAGGGCATCGTGGGCGGCACGCAGAACGCTTACATCGTTGGACTGGTATGGACGCCGATCAATTATCTGCGCTTCAATGCGAACTACGCGCACCTGTCCTACACCAATGCTGCGATACTTGCCGGCACGCGCGCGGATTACAGCGCGGATGTCATGGCGTTACGCGCGGAACTTGATTTCTAA